The Aspergillus chevalieri M1 DNA, chromosome 5, nearly complete sequence genome includes a region encoding these proteins:
- a CDS encoding uncharacterized protein (TransMembrane:1 (i79-103o)), which translates to MRECRFAIQRYQVIEGLRERRKSLVIISQCCVNISQRSSWCILIVDYGGGAIQRSYCKHAIQQKFMAESILRDNNLPCIIARGIIAEIFMICMLRSSLLQVLYGKGSV; encoded by the coding sequence ATGCGCGAATGCCGCTTCGCAATTCAGCGGTATCAAGTTATTGAGGGCCTGCGGGAACGGCGCAAAAGCCTTGTTATAATATCGCAGTGCTGTGTCAACATATCCCAACGCAGCAGCTGGTGCATTCTCATCGTCGACTATGGTGGTGGCGCGATACAGCGCAGCTACTGCAAACACGCCATTCAACAAAAATTCATGGCTGAGAGCATTTTGCGGGATAACAATCTTCCATGCATAATAGCCCGAGGGATCATTGCAGAGATTTTCATGATTTGCATGCTGCGTTCATCGCTGCTACAGGTCCTGTATGGCAAAGGCTCAGTATAA
- a CDS encoding putative sulfite oxidase (COG:C;~EggNog:ENOG410PHV5;~InterPro:IPR014756,IPR036374,IPR005066,IPR008335, IPR000572;~PFAM:PF00174,PF03404;~go_function: GO:0016491 - oxidoreductase activity [Evidence IEA];~go_function: GO:0030151 - molybdenum ion binding [Evidence IEA];~go_process: GO:0055114 - oxidation-reduction process [Evidence IEA]), with protein MMDEPRKVEYSVEKPLNREPPTKNLVDSFYTPQDISYDRNHGPIPHLSTGEEHIVRIDGQVRNPTTLSVKQLATEFPQHQIICALECAGNRRRTMRTLLKEVEGIDWGDGAVMNCKWKGPKLRDVLLWSAGGISGKVENLHAAFSCYQVRTQNDTWFGGSVPLERVMKDEDGGDVILALEMNEMSLTPKHGYPIRAVLPGIAGARWVKWLDQITIQDHESTNFYQKRDYKVLPEEAVDKESAEPHWDRTPPMYDTPINSVIGVPTDEETVTLRDGKIEVKGYAVPNAADGPVTKVQVSTDGGDNWVDAEIGKSEGQRNKWCWVLWRAEVDMEPGTDRAILSRAFDAGGNVQKEHSQWNLRGVGYSGYGRAMNLTIV; from the exons ATGATGGACGAGCCTAGAAAAGTCGAATACTCTGTGGAGAAGCCACTGAACCGCGAACCACCGACTAAAAACTTAGTGGATAG CTTCTACACTCCCCAAGACATCAGCTATGATCGCAACCACGGGCCAATTCCTCACCTTTCTACCGGCGAAGAGCACATCGTCCGCATTGACGGCCAAGTCCGAAACCCGACCACTCTATCCGTAAAACAGCTCGCGACCGAATTCCCGCAACATCAAATCATTTGCGCGCTAGAATGCGCGGGAAACCGACGACGAACAATGCGCACGCTTCTGAAGGAGGTCGAGGGGATCGACTGGGGCGATGGCGCCGTGATGAATTGTAAATGGAAGGGGCCGAAGTTAAGGGACGTGTTACTATGGAGTGCGGGTGGAATCAGCGGGAAAGTCGAGAACCTGCATGCTGCATTCTCGTGTTACCAGGTTAGAACGCAGAACGATACTTGGTTTGGGGGCAGTGTGCCGCTGGAAAGGGTTatgaaggatgaggacgGGGGAGATGTGATTCTTGCGCTTGAAATGAACGAAATGTCCCTAACACCTAAACACGGATATCCCATTCGTGCCGTTCTCCCCGGAATCGCAGGCGCTAGATGGGTTAAGTGGCTTGATCAGATCACCATACAAGACCATGAGTCTACCAACTTCTATCAGAAACGCGACTACAAGGTTCTTCCTGAAGAGGCTGTTGATAAGGAGTCTGCGGAACCGCACTGGGACCGGACCCCGCCTATGTATGACACGCCTATTAACTCCGTAATTGGCGTTCCGACGGATGAGGAGACGGTGACGTTGCGCGATGGGAAAATTGAGGTGAAGGGGTATGCGGTGCCAAATGCGGCGGATGGGCCAGTTACGAAGGTGCAGGTCTCGACGGATGGTGGTGATAATTGGGTGGATGCGGAGATTGGGAAGAGCGAAGGACAGAGGAACAAGTGGTGTTGGGTGCTTTGGAGGGCAGAAGTGGACATGGAGCCTGGGACTGATAGAGCGATTTTGAGTCGAGCATTTGATGCTGGAGGGAATGTGCAGAAAGAGCATTCGCAGTGGAATCTGAGGGGTGTTGGATATAGTGGATACGGAAGGGCCATGAATCTTACTATCGTCTAG
- a CDS encoding uncharacterized protein (COG:S;~EggNog:ENOG410PWMA;~InterPro:IPR036291,IPR008030;~PFAM:PF13460,PF05368,PF01118), translated as MPKIALFGASGQIGAAILKALLTDPSLNTIQILAPGTSSKVPANDHPNLSTKTIDLTSAKRDDLAKDLAGVDVVVSALNGKALEAQSVIQDAAADAGVRRFYPSEYGSHHIYRKPGDTYGYIHPMWNIKDQCNEAALHHPAIAAGKMTYTLIGCGDFYNQSREKTWCPWTQKSPENNEYTIHVIGSPDAAADFTHTDDFAAFLLETIRHPELSENQRLNFVSDHINHEDIARLLEKYSNKKVKKSVLPLEIMHKVLRDPGEAPKELRDAPSAFPVDFWFLVKGMQGAGRFWRAKGEVHNNLFPGVKLRTFETYLKELFI; from the exons ATGCCCAAAATCGCCCTCTTCGGCGCAAGCGGCCAAATAGGCGCCGCAATTCTCAAAGCCCTCCTCACAGACCCCTCCCTCAACACAATCCAGATCCTCGCCCCAGGCACATCCTCCAAAGTTCCCGCAAATGACCATCCCAATCTCAGCACCAAGACCATCGACCTAACATCCGCAAAGCGCGATGACCTCGCCAAAGACCTAGCGGGTGTAGATGTGGTGGTTAGCGCATTGAACGGAAAGGCATTGGAAGCGCAGAGCGTCATCCAAGATGCAGCGGCGGATGCGGGCGTGAGACGGTTCTATCCCAGTGAATATGGATCGCATCATATTTATCGGAAACCGGGGGATACGTACGGTTATATTCATCCT ATGTGGAACATAAAAGACCAATGCAACGAAGCAGCCCTGCACCACCCAGCTATTGCTGCTGGCAAAATGACATACACCCTAATCGGCTGCGGGGATTTTTACAATCAATCCCGAGAAAAAACATGGTGTCCATGGACGCAGAAATCTCCCGAAAACAACGAATATACAATTCACGTTATCGGCTCCCCCGATGCCGCTGCAGACTTTACACATACGGATGACTTCGCTGCTTTCCTCCTTGAAACCATTCGCCATCCggaactcagtgagaatcAGCGACTGAATTTCGTCAGCGACCATATAAATCACGAAGACATTGCGAGACTATTAGAAAAATACTCTAATAAGAAAGTTAAAAAGAGTGTGCTTCCGTTGGAAATCATGCATAAGGTGTTGAGGGATCCCGGAGAAGCACCAAAGGAGTTAAGAGACGCGCCAAGTGCATTCCCAGTTGATTTCTGGTTCTTGGTGAAGGGAATGCAGGGGGCAGGACGGTTTTGGAGGGCAAAGGGGGAGGTGCATAATAATTTGTTTCCCGGGGTGAAGCTGAGGACTTTCGAGACATACCTCAAGGAACTATTTATCTGA